From the genome of Armatimonadota bacterium:
GTGCCCCAGGGTGCCGGAAGGCGGCCAGGGCCCACAGGGTGCTTGAAGCACCACTCCACCTGAGCGCGCAACGCGTCGGGATCCGCGCTGTAGAACACGCCCCTGACCGCGGCCGGGCGAGCGCGCCCGCCGACCACGCTACTCCCCCTGCGGCTCCCCTGAGCCGGCCTCGGGAAGCACGGCACCTGCCAGCCAGTCGAGATAGGCAGCCGATCCTCCCATGATAGGAAGGGCGAGCACCTCCGGCACCGTGTACGAATGGAGGCCTTCCACGCGCGCCACCAGGTCGGCCAGGTGGTGATGGGTGGTCTTGACTACGAGCAGCAACTCGTCCGCGCGCTCGACCCGGCCCTGCCAGCGGTACACCGAGCGCACCCCGGGCACCACGTTCACGCAGGCAGCCAGTC
Proteins encoded in this window:
- a CDS encoding divalent-cation tolerance protein CutA translates to MSEPLVVLVIASSRDEADRVASALVEEGLAACVNVVPGVRSVYRWQGRVERADELLLVVKTTHHHLADLVARVEGLHSYTVPEVLALPIMGGSAAYLDWLAGAVLPEAGSGEPQGE